ACCCCAGGGCGTGCCCGCACCCGATGAAGGGCCCAACCCGGAGCTGGTGGACTTCACGCGTCGCTTTTGGATCGGCGCGGTTTTGACCGTGCCGGTGCTGATACTGTCCATGGGGCCCTATGTGGGATTGGGGTTTATTCGTGACACCCTGGGGGAGACTGTGTCCTTATGGGCCGAACTGGTGCTTAGTACGCCGGTCGTCCTTTGGTCTGGCTGGCCGTTCCTGTTGCGGGGCGCGAAATCCCTGCGCACGGGGCATCTCAACATGTTTACCCTGATCGGCATGGGGGTCAGTGCGGCCTATTTCTTCAGTGTCGTCGCGGTTCTGTTCCCGCAGATTTTCCCCGAGGGTTTCCGGGATGCGGAAGGGCATGTCGGGGTTTATTTCGAGGCAGGTGCCGTGATCACCGTGCTGGTGCTGGTGGGGCAATTGATGGAACTGGGCGCGCGGGAGCGGACCGGCTCTGCCATCCGCGCCCTTCTCGACCTTGCGGCCAAGACCGCCCGTGTCATTCGCGACGACGGGACCGAACAGGAAATCCCGCTGGAAGAGGTGAAGGTCGGGGACCGTCTTCGCGTGCGTCCGGGCGACAAGGTGCCGGTTGACGGCGTGGTGATCGAGGGGCGTTCCTCATTGGACGAATCGATGATTTCCGGCGAACCTGTACCGGTGGAGAAGACCGAAGGCGATGATGTCACCGGCGCAACGATCAACGGCACAGGCAGTCTGGTGATCGAGGCAAGGCGTGTCGGGGCCGATACGGTGCTGAGCCAGATTGTCGAGATGGTCGCCAAGGCCCAACGTAGCCGTGCGCCGATCCAGAAACTGGCGGATTCCGTCGCTGGAAAATTTGTACCCGCTGTTATTGGTGTTGCGGTGATTGCGTTTATCGTCTGGTCCTTTGTCGGACCGGAACCCGCGATGGCCTATGCGCTGGTATCGGCGGTGGCGGTGCTGATTATCGCCTGCCCCTGTGCCTTGGGGCTGGCCACACCCATGTCGATTATGACGGCGACAGGGCGGGGTGCACAGGCCGGTGTCCTGATCAAGAATGCCGAAGCCCTGGAACGCTTTGCCCAGGTCGATACGCTGATTGTGGACAAGACGGGAACCCTGACCGTCGGCAAACCAAAACTGGTCTCTGTCCTGTCGCAGGAGGGGCTGGACGAAAACGAGCTTTTGCGTCTTGCGGCCAGTCTGGAGCGTGGCTCGGAACATCCGCTTGCTGAGGCCATTGTGGCGGGTGCGGAAGAGGCGGGGCTGTCCTTGTCGAAGGCGGAGGATTTCGAGGCGCTGACCGGCAAGGGTGTGACAGGCAAGATCAATGGCCGGAATGTCGCATTGGGCAACGTAAAGCTCCTGACGCATCTGGGGCTTGAACCCGGTGGTCTTGTTGATGAAGCCAATCGTCGCCGCGATAACGGGGAAACCGTGATGTTCGTCGTGGTTGACGGCAAGGTGGCGGGATTTGTGTCCGTCGCCGACCCGGTGAAGGAGACAACAGCCTCCGCCCTGCAGGCTTTGCATGAGGAGGGTTTCCGGATCGTCATGGCGACCGGCGATAACGAACGCACGGCCAAGGCCGTCGCCGCCCGGTTGGGGATCGATGACCTGCGGGCTGATGTGTTGCCGGAAGACAAGGCCAGGATCATCAAGGAACTGCAGGATAAAGGCGCGAAGGTCGCCATGGCCGGTGACGGGGTCAACGATGCCCCGGCATTGGCGCAGGCTGATGTTGGTATTGCCATGGGGACCGGTGCGGATGTTGCCATTGAAAGTGCGGGTTTCACCCTGGTGAAAGGGGACCTGACGGGGATCGTCCGGGCGCGCCGTCTGGCAAAGGCCACCATGCGCAATATCCGGCAGAACCTTTTCTTTGCCTTGGTTTACAACGCTTTTGGTGTGCCGGTGGCGGCGGGCGTTCTCTACCCCGTTCTGGGGATATTGATCTCGCCCATGTTTGCCGCAGCGGCCATGAGCCTGTCTTCCGTTTCCGTCATCACAAATGCGTTGCGTCTGCGCCGGGTCGATATCTGACCCCGGCTGCCTGACACGACCCGATAAAACTTTTACAGGATTCAATTCGATGAAAATTACTGAACATCTGCCGAAGCTGGCGGTGCTGGCTGTTATGATTGGCGGGGCCGTTGTGCTGGGTACTAAATTCTTTGGAACCAATGATGCGGCGGTTGGCGCGCAACCCGTCATTCCGGAATATTCCGATCTCGCAAAGCGTGGGGAAGCGCTGTTTCAGTCGAACTGTGCCCAATGTCATGGCACGAATGCCGTTGGTACCGATCAAGGACCGCCGTTCCTGCATCCCTTCTACAATCCCGGCCACCATGGTGACAGGGCGTTTCTGGCCGCCGTTCGCAATGGCGTGCGTGCGCACCACTGGAACTTTGGCGATATGCCGCCGCAGCCCCAGGTCTCCAGTGCCCAGTTGAGAGCCATCGTGGCCTATGTCCGGGAAATCCAGGTGGCCAATGGGATCGTTTATCAGAAGCACAAGATGTAGGCGGTTTGATTTCAGGAGGATAGCCCCATGCGATTGAAGGCCCTCAAACCATCGCAATATGCATGGTTCATCCGGCCGTTTTTCTGGCGGCAGCGCCGGAAATACGGGGCAATTCTGGATGCCGCCCTGCTTTGGGGCAGGTCACCCCGGCTTTTTGCCGGGGTGGCAATCCTCTACGGCATGATCGACAGGCGCAGGTCACCGATAGAACCCGCCTTGCGGTCACTGGTGACCGTTCTGGTTTCCCAGATCAACCATTGTTCCTTTTGCGTTGATATCAATTCGGCAACGTTGTTGAAACGTGGCGTGCCAATAGAAAAAGTCGATGCACTGGAAACCTGGCGGGACAGTTCTTTGTTCAATGGCCGGGAGAGGGCGGCACTGGACTATGCCGATGCTGTCACGCGCTATGACCGGGGCGTGGATGATGACGTTTTTGCAACGCTAAAATCCCATTTTTCCGAAGATGAAATTGTGGAACTGACCGGGCTGATTGCCTTCCAGAATATGTCCAGCAAGTTCAATAGCGCGCTTGATGTTCCTGCACAGGGCTTCTGTCGCATGAATGCCGATGCCATTGAGCGTAAATGAAATCAGCCTGCCGGAGCCCCACCTCCGGCAGGCTGGACGTCAGGCTGACTTCTTGACCTCTGCCTGCGCGTCGCCGGTATCGGACGACGGGGTATAGGCGAGGTTCGGCGCCAACCAGCGTTCGACTTCCGCCACGGTCATGCCTTTGCGTTTGGCATAATCCGCGACCTGGTCCCGGTCGATTTTCCCCAGGCCGAAATAGCGGCTGTCGGGGTGGCTGAAATACAGACCCGAGACCGCTGAGGCAGGCCACATGGCGCAACTTTCGGTAAGTTCCACTCCGGCATTGCGTTCCGCATCCAGCAGTTTGAACAAGGTGCGCTTTTCGGTGTGGTCCGGGCAGGCCGGATAGCCGGGTGCCGGGCGGATACCGGTATATTTCTCCCGGATCAGGGCCTCGTTATCGAGTTCTTCCTGCGGGGCGTACGCCCAGAATTCCTG
The Aestuariispira ectoiniformans genome window above contains:
- a CDS encoding carboxymuconolactone decarboxylase family protein — protein: MRLKALKPSQYAWFIRPFFWRQRRKYGAILDAALLWGRSPRLFAGVAILYGMIDRRRSPIEPALRSLVTVLVSQINHCSFCVDINSATLLKRGVPIEKVDALETWRDSSLFNGRERAALDYADAVTRYDRGVDDDVFATLKSHFSEDEIVELTGLIAFQNMSSKFNSALDVPAQGFCRMNADAIERK
- a CDS encoding c-type cytochrome produces the protein MKITEHLPKLAVLAVMIGGAVVLGTKFFGTNDAAVGAQPVIPEYSDLAKRGEALFQSNCAQCHGTNAVGTDQGPPFLHPFYNPGHHGDRAFLAAVRNGVRAHHWNFGDMPPQPQVSSAQLRAIVAYVREIQVANGIVYQKHKM
- a CDS encoding heavy metal translocating P-type ATPase, whose protein sequence is MDEKSHCHHHADQEGRVTDPVCGMSVRPEEGRPKADYKERTYYFCSQGCHGKFVGDPEHYLSGRHRDAAQKKMPAGTKYTCPMHPEIVRDAPGDCPICGMALEPQGVPAPDEGPNPELVDFTRRFWIGAVLTVPVLILSMGPYVGLGFIRDTLGETVSLWAELVLSTPVVLWSGWPFLLRGAKSLRTGHLNMFTLIGMGVSAAYFFSVVAVLFPQIFPEGFRDAEGHVGVYFEAGAVITVLVLVGQLMELGARERTGSAIRALLDLAAKTARVIRDDGTEQEIPLEEVKVGDRLRVRPGDKVPVDGVVIEGRSSLDESMISGEPVPVEKTEGDDVTGATINGTGSLVIEARRVGADTVLSQIVEMVAKAQRSRAPIQKLADSVAGKFVPAVIGVAVIAFIVWSFVGPEPAMAYALVSAVAVLIIACPCALGLATPMSIMTATGRGAQAGVLIKNAEALERFAQVDTLIVDKTGTLTVGKPKLVSVLSQEGLDENELLRLAASLERGSEHPLAEAIVAGAEEAGLSLSKAEDFEALTGKGVTGKINGRNVALGNVKLLTHLGLEPGGLVDEANRRRDNGETVMFVVVDGKVAGFVSVADPVKETTASALQALHEEGFRIVMATGDNERTAKAVAARLGIDDLRADVLPEDKARIIKELQDKGAKVAMAGDGVNDAPALAQADVGIAMGTGADVAIESAGFTLVKGDLTGIVRARRLAKATMRNIRQNLFFALVYNAFGVPVAAGVLYPVLGILISPMFAAAAMSLSSVSVITNALRLRRVDI